In Thermocrinis minervae, a single genomic region encodes these proteins:
- the trpD gene encoding anthranilate phosphoribosyltransferase has protein sequence MKDILLKLSESQNLTKEEVRRALEDIVEGRATDAQIGAFIMGSRMKGETVEELSACAEFFRERAQKVFVKNPEELLDTCGTGGDRSGTFNVSTVTAFVLAGAGIKVAKHGNRSVSSKTGSADFLEALGAKIDLPPEKVSTMIEEIGIGFMFAPMFHPAMKRVIGPRKEVGIKSIFNLVGPLSNPAGARRHLLGVFSDVFVEKVALTLKSLGVIRAFVVHGKDGIDEISISAPTLVAEVKGDEVSLYEFSPEDVGIRRFPLEYVTVSSVEESVKMGLSVLKGEELGAPYYMVLLNAAFGVLASGLVDDLKDAIEIAKESIQSGRAYQKLMQFVDISQKL, from the coding sequence ATGAAAGACATCCTGCTTAAGCTCTCTGAGAGTCAAAACTTAACCAAAGAGGAGGTCAGAAGGGCCCTTGAGGACATAGTGGAAGGCAGAGCTACAGACGCGCAGATAGGTGCTTTCATAATGGGATCTAGGATGAAGGGAGAGACTGTAGAAGAGTTGAGTGCATGTGCTGAGTTTTTCAGAGAAAGGGCTCAAAAGGTCTTTGTAAAAAACCCGGAGGAACTTTTGGATACGTGTGGGACTGGTGGTGATAGGTCTGGTACCTTTAACGTGTCAACCGTAACAGCCTTTGTCCTAGCAGGTGCTGGCATAAAGGTGGCAAAGCATGGTAACAGATCTGTCTCTTCTAAGACTGGAAGCGCCGACTTTTTGGAAGCCCTTGGAGCCAAGATAGATTTACCACCTGAGAAAGTTTCCACCATGATAGAAGAGATAGGCATAGGCTTTATGTTCGCCCCTATGTTCCACCCAGCCATGAAGAGGGTGATAGGACCCAGGAAAGAGGTGGGCATAAAGTCCATATTCAACCTGGTGGGCCCTCTTTCCAATCCAGCAGGTGCAAGAAGGCATCTCCTCGGTGTTTTTTCTGACGTCTTTGTGGAGAAGGTAGCCCTTACCTTAAAGTCTTTGGGAGTTATAAGAGCATTCGTAGTCCATGGAAAGGATGGTATAGACGAGATTTCTATAAGCGCCCCCACCTTGGTAGCGGAAGTCAAAGGTGATGAGGTAAGTCTTTACGAGTTCTCTCCTGAGGATGTGGGTATAAGAAGATTCCCTTTGGAGTATGTAACTGTTAGCAGCGTAGAGGAGAGTGTGAAGATGGGACTCTCTGTTCTAAAAGGAGAAGAGTTGGGAGCTCCTTACTACATGGTGCTTCTAAACGCTGCCTTTGGAGTGCTAGCCTCAGGCCTTGTCGATGACCTCAAAGATGCTATAGAGATAGCAAAAGAGTCCATACAGTCTGGAAGAGCATACCAGAAGCTCATGCAGTTTGTAGACATATCTCAAAAACTGTGA
- the rplU gene encoding 50S ribosomal protein L21: MYAVIETGGKQYQVSPGIKIRVEKLEVEPGSTIEFEPIAIKASDGKVKFFTGKVVAEVVKHAKGKKLIVFKFRAKKNYKRWRGHRQWYTELLIKEIKEV, from the coding sequence ATGTACGCGGTAATAGAAACAGGAGGAAAGCAGTATCAGGTTAGTCCAGGTATTAAGATAAGGGTTGAAAAGTTAGAGGTCGAGCCAGGCAGCACTATAGAGTTTGAGCCTATAGCTATAAAAGCTTCGGATGGTAAGGTGAAGTTCTTCACAGGCAAAGTTGTTGCCGAGGTTGTAAAACATGCCAAGGGTAAGAAGCTCATAGTATTCAAGTTTAGGGCTAAGAAAAACTACAAAAGGTGGCGTGGACACAGACAGTGGTATACTGAACTTTTAATAAAGGAGATTAAGGAGGTCTAA
- a CDS encoding menaquinone biosynthesis protein: MKYRVGKVAYLNTLPLFYRWDAPEVELVDGHPSDLVRKLRYGEIHAGIVSSVEYLMNSHLYTYVPDVSISSRDRVCSVLLFSKTEISSIKTVYLTSNSLTSRLLCIHILEDVYGISPNYTESMSQADAILLIGDEALSQKRLGLYPFVYDLGHEWKKAYNLPFVFALFLVRKEYHPELTEIIHRLCLVSKEVFYRDLKEGKISSQLVDVNEYFLDCLHLGLGPAEERSLELFMKILERRGYIRT, from the coding sequence GTGAAGTATAGAGTAGGAAAAGTAGCGTATTTAAACACTCTCCCTCTTTTTTACAGATGGGACGCTCCAGAAGTTGAGCTTGTAGATGGTCATCCCTCAGATCTAGTAAGAAAGCTAAGGTACGGGGAGATACACGCGGGCATAGTTTCTTCAGTTGAGTATCTGATGAACAGCCACCTGTACACCTACGTACCTGATGTTTCCATATCCTCCAGAGATAGAGTTTGCTCTGTGCTACTCTTCTCAAAAACAGAGATAAGTTCCATAAAAACTGTGTACCTTACTTCAAACTCCCTGACTTCTAGGCTTCTCTGTATCCATATACTAGAGGATGTTTACGGTATAAGCCCTAATTATACAGAATCCATGTCCCAGGCTGATGCAATCCTTCTGATAGGTGATGAAGCTCTTTCTCAGAAACGTCTGGGTTTGTATCCTTTTGTGTATGACCTTGGACACGAGTGGAAGAAGGCCTACAACCTCCCCTTTGTCTTTGCCCTCTTCTTGGTCAGAAAAGAGTACCATCCGGAGCTTACCGAGATTATTCACAGGCTATGCCTTGTTTCAAAGGAAGTGTTCTACCGAGACTTAAAAGAGGGGAAGATAAGCTCACAGCTAGTTGATGTCAACGAGTACTTTTTGGATTGTTTGCATCTTGGTCTTGGACCTGCGGAGGAGAGATCCTTAGAGCTTTTCATGAAAATTTTAGAAAGAAGGGGGTATATTAGGACATAA
- the rpmA gene encoding 50S ribosomal protein L27: MASKASGGSTRNGRDSHSKRLGVKRYGGQFVRAGNILVRQRGTKIYPGKNVGMGSDFTLYALVDGIVVFETRKNRKYVSVEPVQTS; encoded by the coding sequence ATGGCATCAAAGGCAAGCGGTGGCTCAACGAGGAACGGAAGAGATAGTCATTCTAAAAGGTTAGGCGTCAAAAGGTATGGTGGTCAGTTTGTGAGGGCAGGAAATATCCTCGTAAGGCAGAGGGGCACCAAGATATACCCTGGAAAAAATGTGGGTATGGGTTCAGACTTTACCCTGTACGCCCTGGTGGACGGTATAGTGGTTTTTGAAACGAGGAAGAACAGAAAGTACGTAAGCGTAGAGCCTGTTCAGACCTCATAG
- a CDS encoding tetratricopeptide repeat protein, protein MDRDYKGMFSKMGEGLLEKYIQDIMKELEANPKDPNLLYKLGVAYARLGKTSQAREVYKQLKDIDPNLAKDLLDLIYEV, encoded by the coding sequence ATGGACAGAGACTACAAAGGTATGTTTAGCAAGATGGGAGAAGGGCTTTTGGAAAAGTACATCCAGGACATTATGAAGGAATTAGAAGCCAACCCCAAAGATCCTAATCTACTCTACAAGCTAGGCGTGGCTTACGCACGCCTAGGAAAGACAAGCCAAGCTAGAGAAGTCTACAAACAACTTAAGGATATAGATCCGAACTTAGCGAAGGATCTCTTGGACCTTATCTATGAGGTCTGA